A segment of the Myxococcales bacterium genome:
GAAGTACCTCCTCAATTAAACGTTTCTTTTCGTAGGGTTTGGCAAATCGGCTGGATACGTGATAAAGGGCGGTCAATTCTTCCTGAATATTTTCGGATACCAGAATCACCGGCAATTTTTCCGTCGCCGGATTGGCCCGCAGATCGTGCAGAACTTTCCAGCCGTCCAAATGCGGCAATAGCGGGTCGAGCAGCAACAGGTCGGCCTGGTTGTCGGTGATTTCCTTGAGTACCTCGCGCCCGTCGCTGCAGGCGATAGCGTGCAACCCCTCGGATTCCAACGACAATTGTAAAAAGCGCGCTTCCTCCGGATTGGAATCGGCGACCACGACCGTTTTCTTGTTCCGTTGCGCGTCCAGGCTTTCCGGCTCCGCTTCCGGCTCTTCGACCACGCCGGCCGGCTTCACGGGAAGGGTCACGGTGAAAACCGACCCGATTTTCGGCTGGCTGCCCACCTCGATCGTGCCGCGGAGCAGGTCGACCAGCTTTTTCACGACCCGCAGACCCAGGCCCGGGTAGCCGGCGGTGGTATTGGTTCGGCCGATCTGGCCGAATTCCTGGAAGAGCATCGGCAATTCCATCGGGTCGATGCCCGGACCGGTATCCTCGATGGAGAAAGCGATGACCGAGGGATTGGGCGACGACACCCGCACGACGACGTGGCCGCGCGAGGTGAATTTCACCGCGTTGGTCAGCAGGTTGATCAAGATGTTCTTGAGCTTGGTCTTGTCGCAGATGAAGCGGGCCGGCGTTTCCGGATCGAGTTGCGTGTGCAGCTTGAGGCCTTTGCTTTCGGCGAGCTGGCGGATGGTCTCCAGGGTTTCGGTCACGGCGTCGCGAACCGTCACGGGTTCGTAGAAAACCTTCAACTTGCCCGCCTGCAATTTCGACAGGTCGAGCAGGTCGTCGATGATGTGCAGCAACACGCGGGTGTTCGAGGAAATCCGTTCGGCCGCGTTTTTCTGCCGCTCGTTGAGCGCCCCGTAGATTTCCGACGACAGCAGATCGGCGAAGCCGGCGACCGACGAACTGATGGTCCGCAGTTCGTGCGACAGATCGGCGATGAATTCGCTCTTCAGCCGGCTTTGCCGTTCGAGCTTGGCGGCCAGTTCGCCCAATTCCTGGTTGGCCTTTTCCAGCTCGGCGGTCCGCAAGTCGACCTTTTCCTGCAACGGCACGTGCAGCTCTTGCATCTGCGCGTACATGCTTTCCATTTCCCGCAGGTCTTTTTCCAGCGCGGCCACCGTGTCGGCCAGCATGTCCTTGCGGGTAAACACCGGCTGCTGCCACCAATGGGTCGGAATCTGCTCCCAGGTGATGTGATACAAGGTATGCGAGGCGCCGTAGGTGATCTCGCCCAAAACGAAAGAGCCTTCCTCCGTCAACCGGCCTTCCGCGCGGCGCGCGGCCGGATCGTCGACCGGATGGCTGAAGACCTCGCCGTCGGGCGCCATCGCGTACTGGCGGTTGCCGATCGGCGAACACTCGGCGATATTGGCTTCGAAGCGGGTGATTTCCACCTTGGCCATGGGCAAATCCCACAACAGCGGGATGCCGACCAGGATGCCTTTGACGAAATTCAGGTTGTGATAGGTGGGATGAACGTTGAGGGACGTGCGCAATTCCAGCAGGGCCGAGGATGTGCCGATGCGCAACGGCGTGAGTTTCATGAAATCGGCGAAGTAATCGGTCAGGTGCTCGGTGCGTTGCAACACGCGGCTGGTCGTGCCGAAGAGCCGGAGAATGGTGCCGACGGCGCCCAGCGTGTTTTCGCGCACGGCGAACAAACCGACTTCGGCTGCGATTTCCGGATTGCCGGTAGCGGCCGCCAGGCGCACCCAGAGCGCCTGGGCGATATTGTGGTCCACCCACCCGCGGTTGTCCGTCAGTTGGGCGGCGGTCAACGGCAGATTTTCGCAAAGCCCGGCTGCGATCAACCCCTGCGTTTCGGCGAAACGCAGGATCGCGGCCGTGACCCGACAACTGACTTTCGGTAATACCTGCTCGGCCAAACTACTGTCCAATCCCCACCCGACTGCTTCTATCTT
Coding sequences within it:
- a CDS encoding response regulator; protein product: MDSSLAEQVLPKVSCRVTAAILRFAETQGLIAAGLCENLPLTAAQLTDNRGWVDHNIAQALWVRLAAATGNPEIAAEVGLFAVRENTLGAVGTILRLFGTTSRVLQRTEHLTDYFADFMKLTPLRIGTSSALLELRTSLNVHPTYHNLNFVKGILVGIPLLWDLPMAKVEITRFEANIAECSPIGNRQYAMAPDGEVFSHPVDDPAARRAEGRLTEEGSFVLGEITYGASHTLYHITWEQIPTHWWQQPVFTRKDMLADTVAALEKDLREMESMYAQMQELHVPLQEKVDLRTAELEKANQELGELAAKLERQSRLKSEFIADLSHELRTISSSVAGFADLLSSEIYGALNERQKNAAERISSNTRVLLHIIDDLLDLSKLQAGKLKVFYEPVTVRDAVTETLETIRQLAESKGLKLHTQLDPETPARFICDKTKLKNILINLLTNAVKFTSRGHVVVRVSSPNPSVIAFSIEDTGPGIDPMELPMLFQEFGQIGRTNTTAGYPGLGLRVVKKLVDLLRGTIEVGSQPKIGSVFTVTLPVKPAGVVEEPEAEPESLDAQRNKKTVVVADSNPEEARFLQLSLESEGLHAIACSDGREVLKEITDNQADLLLLDPLLPHLDGWKVLHDLRANPATEKLPVILVSENIQEELTALYHVSSRFAKPYEKKRLIEEVLQILAISTDVKKA